The Sesamum indicum cultivar Zhongzhi No. 13 linkage group LG6, S_indicum_v1.0, whole genome shotgun sequence genome has a segment encoding these proteins:
- the LOC105164713 gene encoding early nodulin-93-like, whose translation MHMLCFQFSSNSQLGEPFHSSIHIREETKGKFRIRTWGKMGIPSEMRDLFANRKKALVIPSPMEDEKMLRTRQCTQEGVRAGAKAAAVACVASAVPTLVAVRTIPWAKANLNYTAQALIISAASIAAYFITADKTILECARRNAHYKST comes from the exons ATGCATATGCTATGTTTTCAGTTTTCTTCAAATTCCCAACTCGGCGAACCTTTCCACTCATCAATTCACATaagagaagaaacaaaaggaaaatttcGGATCAGAACTTGGGGCAAAATGGGGATTCCATCAGAAATGAGGGACTTATTTGCAAACCGCAAGAAAGCTTTGGTGATCCCGTCTCCAATGGAAGATGAAAAAATGCTGCGCACAAGGCAGTGCACTCAAG AGGGTGTGCGCGCAGGAGCCAAAGCTGCTGCAGTTGCATGTGTTGCTAGCGCGGTGCCCACT TTGGTAGCTGTTCGAACAATTCCTTGGGCCAAGGCAAATCTAAACTACACTGCTCAGGCACTCATTATATCTGCTG cATCAATAGCAGCATATTTCATCACGGCTGACAAAACCATCTTGGAGTGCGCAAGGAGAAATGCACACTACAAATCAACCTAA
- the LOC105164716 gene encoding amino acid permease 8-like — MQGFGGEIFQVESCESALEIQKVGNAEVDDDGKPRRTGNLWTASAHIITAIIGSGVLSLAWGVAQLGWIAGVATLVIFSGITLYTSSLLADSYRSPVTGKRNYTYKEVVRNNLGRAMYLACATVQYANLSGMVIGYTITASISMAAIQKSDCFHARGRQAPCAVSHNPYMIGLGILEIFLSQIPNFHKLSMLSVVAAIMSFAYSSIGVGLALAKVVSGQGGRTTLTGVEVGIGLSAAEKTWRMFRAFGDIAFAYTYSQILVEIQDTLKATPPENQVMKKANVVAVSTTTAFYLMCGCFGYAAFGNSAPGNLLTGFGFYEPFWLVDLANCCIVLHLVGAYQVFAQPVFSAVESWAKRKWPKSNFVNAEYSIGFCRSQRLSVNFLRLIWRSSFVILATVVALVMPFFNDILAFLGAMGYWPLTVYFPIEIYIAKNKIRRWSRRWLGLQLINAVCLLVAVAAACGSIQGLNKALKTYKPFEVKE, encoded by the exons ATGCAGGGATTTGGAGGTGAGATTTTCCAAGTTGAGAGCTGTGAATCCGCCTTGGAGATTCAGAAAGTTGGAAATGCAGAGGTAGATGATGATGGGAAGCCTAGAAGAACAG GAAACCTCTGGACTGCAAGTGCACACATAATTACGGCAATCATAGGTTCTGGAGTCCTCTCACTGGCCTGGGGAGTGGCACAGCTTGGATGGATTGCTGGTGTTGCTACTCTTGTAATTTTCTCCGGTATTACATTGTATACTTCTAGTCTCCTTGCAGATTCCTATCGATCCCCTGTTACTGGAAAACGCAACTATACGTACAAGGAAGTAGTCAGGAACAACCTAG GTCGAGCAATGTATTTGGCATGTGCTACAGTTCAGTATGCCAACCTAAGTGGAATGGTGATCGGATACACCATCACAGCATCAATAAGCATGGC TGCCATCCAGAAATCAGATTGCTTCCATGCAAGAGGGCGTCAAGCTCCATGTGCAGTCTCTCACAATCCATATATGATTGGACTGggaattcttgaaatatttttgtctcaaATTCCCAACTTCCATAAGCTATCCATGCTCTCGGTTGTTGCAGCTATTATGTCCTTTGCCTATTCCTCTATAGGAGTGGGCCTTGCCCTTGCAAAAGTTGTTTCAG GGCAAGGAGGGAGGACGACCCTTACAGGTGTCGAGGTCGGGATAGGTTTATCAGCAGCTGAGAAGACCTGGAGAATGTTCAGAGCATTTGGCGATATTGCTTTCGCATACACTTATTCTCAAATTTTGGTTGAAATTCAG GATACGCTAAAAGCAACGCCACCTGAAAACCAAGTGATGAAAAAGGCCAACGTGGTTGCAGTGTCAACTACAACAGCATTCTACCTGATGTGTGGCTGTTTCGGTTATGCTGCGTTCGGGAACAGTGCACCAGGGAACTTACTAACTGGCTTTGGTTTCTACGAGCCATTCTGGTTGGTAGATCTAGCCAACTGCTGCATTGTTTTGCACCTAGTTGGAGCATACCAG GTATTCGCACAACCGGTGTTCAGTGCCGTTGAGTCATGGGCCAAGAGGAAGTGgccaaaatcaaattttgtgaatgCAGAGTACAGCATAGGCTTCTGCAGGAGCCAAAGACTTAGTGTTAACTTTCTGAGACTGATATGGAGAAGTTCATTTGTGATTCTTGCAACAGTGGTTGCTCTGGTGATGCCCTTCTTCAACGACATACTTGCCTTCCTTGGGGCTATGGGGTATTGGCCTCTGACAGTATATTTTCCAATAGAAATCTACATTGCCAAGAACAAAATCAGAAGGTGGAGTCGGAGGTGGCTCGGCCTTCAACTCATAAATGCGGTCTGTTTGCTTGTTGCTGTGGCCGCTGCATGTGGCTCCATTCAAGGACTTAATAAGGCTCTCAAAACCTACAAGCCCTTCGAGGTTAAGGAGTAG
- the LOC105164718 gene encoding pentatricopeptide repeat-containing protein At2g34400: MIFRTSISRHFAAQSRRTNRLERGFISQLLVLLKQCKSTRSVQQVHTQMLIHSVQMPMPNYLLSKIIELKDFSYSTIFFAQIPINSYAFNVMIRGFATTWQKFDLALEFFVKMKSLGVKPDNFTYPFVFVSCGNLLTSRIGSLVHCEVVKSGMLLDFHVVHSLITMYSRCREMGFARRAFDEMSERDSVSWNSIISGYSRLGFAREAVEMFGEMREGGLEPDEMTLVSVLGACGDLGDLNLGRWIEDYVMEKGLELNSYTGSALINMYGKCGELESARKVFNNMKRKEVVTWNAMITGYAQNGQSDETLLLFDAMKEAGPEPNEITLIAVLSACASIGALDLGKWIDEYATKRGLQHNIYVATALVDMYSKCGNLEYASRVFENMPQKNEVSWNTMISAHALHGRAEEALALFQRMLVEEKAACPDDITFVGVLSACVHAGLLEEGRQFFNSMTSTFGLTPKVEHYSCMVDLLSRAGRVYEAWDFIQKMPQKPDEILLGALLGACQKVKNVDIGERVVQLLLEMEPLNSGNYVISSKIYADMRRWDDCARMRVLMKQKGVTKTPGCSWIEMDGHLREFHAGDLLVEDAAEVHQVLDMLYEDMTVEDNIDEDLLYIDCQIEDV; this comes from the exons ATGATTTTTCGGACCAGCATTTCCCGCCATTTCGCTGCTCAAAGCAGAAGGACAAATCGGTTGGAGCGAGGTTTCATTAGTCAGCTTTTAGTCCTGTTGAAACAATGCAAGTCGACCAGATCAGTGCAGCAAGTCCACACCCAAATGCTCATTCACTCAGTCCAAATGCCCATGCCCAATTACTTGCTGTCCAAAATTATTGAACTCAAAGATTTCAGCTACTCCACTATTTTCTTTGCCCAAATCCCTATTAACAGTTATGCTTTCAATGTAATGATCAGGGGTTTTGCCACGACATGGCAAAAGTTCGATCttgctttggaattttttgttaagatGAAATCATTAGGCGTAAAGCCAGACAATTTCACGTAtccatttgtttttgtatcCTGCGGGAATCTTTTAACCTCGAGAATAGGTAGTTTAGTCCATTGTGAGGTTGTCAAAAGTGGGATGCTTTTGGATTTTCATGTTGTTCATTCATTGATCACGATGTACTCGAGGTGCAGGGAGATGGGCTTTGCTCGGAGAGCGTTTGATGAAATGAGTGAGAGGGATTCGGTGTCATGGAATTCGATAATCTCGGGATATTCAAGGCTGGGCTTTGCTAGAGAGGCAGTGGAAATGTTCGGGGAAATGAGGGAGGGAGGACTGGAACCTGATGAGATGACACTCGTTAGTGTTCTTGGAGCATGTGGGGATTTGGGGGACTTGAATTTGGGGAGGTGGATTGAAGATTATGTAATGGAGAAAGGACTGGAACTCAATTCCTATACTGGTTCTGCTTTGATTAATATGTATGGGAAGTGTGGAGAATTGGAGTCAGCGAGGAAGGTTTTTAATAACATGAAGAGGAAAGAAGTAGTCACTTGGAATGCCATGATTACTGG GTATGCACAAAATGGACAGTCTGATGAAactctcttattatttgatgCTATGAAGGAAGCTGGGCCAGAACCTAATGAAATTACATTGATTGCAGTTCTCTCTGCATGCGCTTCAATTGGTGCTCTGGATTTGGGGAAATGGATTGATGAATATGCAACCAAAAGAGGATTGCAGCATAATATCTATGTTGCAACAGCTTTAGTTGACATGTATTCTAAGTGCGGGAATTTGGAATATGCATCCAGGGTTTTTGAGAACATGCCTCAGAAAAATGAGGTTTCATGGAACACAATGATCTCTGCACATGCTTTACATGGGCGAGCAGAAGAGGCACTCGCCCTATTTCAACGCATGTTAGTGGAGGAAAAAGCTGCATGTCCAGATGATATCACATTTGTTGGGGTGCTTTCTGCATGCGTCCATGCTGGTTTGTTGGAGGAAGGCCGTCAGTTCTTTAATTCGATGACTTCAACTTTTGGGCTGACTCCAAAAGTTGAGCACTACTCATGCATGGTTGATCTTCTATCACGTGCCGGGCGGGTATATGAAGCTTGGGACTTCATTCAAAAGATGCCACAAAAACCAGATGAGATATTACTGGGGGCATTGCTTGGTGCCTGCCAGAAGGTAAAAAATGTAGATATCGGCGAAAGGGTCGTGCAGCTTCTCTTAGAAATGGAACCCTTGAATTCTGGCAACTATGTTATCTCATCAAAAATATATGCTGATATGAGGAGGTGGGACGATTGTGCTAGGATGAGAGTCTTAATGAAACAGAAGGGTGTTACTAAAACTCCAGGATGTAGCTGGATTGAGATGGATGGTCACCTTCGCGAGTTTCATGCTGGTGACCTGTTAGTTGAAGATGCAGCTGAAGTTCACCAAGTTCTCGACATGCTGTACGAGGACATGACAGTGGAAGATAACATTGATGAAGATCTTCTGTACATAG ACTGCCAAattgaagatgtataa
- the LOC105164715 gene encoding uncharacterized protein LOC105164715, which yields MLSRLSPFLRALPPPPPSPMVARVLSLALPCDVALPSKLLPSPPPQCFYLTSSCFEVASFVGRRRFNGINNSYLASQFGGRNGNVAVAAARREYRKVRSRKVAAAKKSKEKELELSVKICLEEQLPEDPEILDIAEIMHLNVPMAMKLAFERLNDSEYKTRDTAINDIGCFDSVELSVLLCNDDFIRKLNKEWRDEDHATDVLSMSQHIPELKLPILMLGDIVISVETAARQAEERGHALIDEIRILVVHGLLHLLGFDHELSDEAETEMENEEELILKGLGWKGKGLIHSAYDSGANGSPHIDCSNDRKREGSLRFYRPKFGYIFCDMDGTLLNSKSQISISNAEALKEASSRGVKVIIATGKTRPAVINIMKTVNLSGRDGIISEFSPGVFVQGLLVYGRQGREILRKNLDPSVCREALLYSLKHEIPIIAFSEDRCLTLFEHPLVDSLHTVYHEPKAEIIHSVEQFLAGVEIQKLLFLDTSEGVAGTLRPYWAEATEGRACVVQAVPDMLEIVPPGSSKGSGVGILLDHLGVSPKEVMAIGDGENDVEMLKLASLGVALSNGSEKAKAVADVIGISNNEDGVADAIYRYAF from the exons ATGCTCTCTCGCCTCTCCCCGTTTCTCCGAGCCCTACCTCCTCCCCCACCCTCCCCAATGGTGGCGCGTGTACTTTCACTTGCACTCCCCTGCGATGTGGCTCTCCCGTCGAAGCTTCTGCCTTCGCCGCCTCCTCAATGCTTTTACCTCACGTCGTCGTGTTTCGAGGTTGCATCTTTCGTCGGAAGGAGGAGATTTAACGGTATTAACAACTCGTACCTCGCTAGTCAATTTGGGGGCAGAAATGGCAATGTTGCAGTGGCGGCAGCACGGCGGGAGTACCGGAAGGTTAGGAGTAGGAAAGTGGCGGCCGCGAAGAAGAGTAAAGAGAAGGAGCTGGAGCTGAGTGTGAAGATTTGCCTCGAAGAACAATTACCTGAAGATCCTGAAATTTTG GATATTGCTGAGATAATGCATCTTAATGTTCCGATGGCAATGAAATTAGCATTCGAGCGTCTAAATGATTCAGAATATAAAACAAGAGATACTGCAATAAATGATATTGGATGTTTTGATAGTGTAGAGTTATCTGTACTTCTTTGCAATGATGACTTCATTCGGAAACTTAATAAAGAATGGAGAGATGAAGACCACGCTACTGATGTCCTCTCAATGTCCCAACATATCCCTGAGCTCAAGCTTCCCATT CTGATGTTGGGTGACATTGTCATTTCTGTTGAGACGGCTGCACGGCAAGCAGAGGAGAGAGGACATGCCCTTATTGATGAAATACGCATCCTTGTG GTTCATGGGCTGCTGCATCTTTTGGGATTCGATCATGAGTTAAGTGACGAGGCAGAAACAGAAATGGAGAATGAGGAGGAACTTATACTGAAGGGTCTTGGTTGGAAGGGAAAAGGTCTTATTCACAGCGCATATGACTCTGGAGCTAATGGGAGTCCGCATATTGATTGTTCAAATG ACAGGAAGAGAGAAGGCAGTCTCCGTTTTTACAGACCAAAATTTGGCTACATCTTCTGTGACATGGATG GTACACTACTCAACAGCAAAAGTCAAATTTCCATATCAAATGCAGAAGCTCTAAAAGAAGCCTCGTCAAGGGGTGTAAAAGTGATTATAGCCACAGGAAAA ACTCGTCCTgctgtaattaatattatgaagACCGTAAATTTGTCTGGTAGAGACGGCATTATTTCAGAGTTTTCTCCTGGGGTTTTCGTACAG GGATTGCTGGTCTATGGCAGACAAGGTCGGGAAATACTTAGAAAGAATTTGGATCCTAGCGTCTGCAGAGAG GCACTTCTCTACTCTCTGAAGCATGAAATTCCAATTATCGCCTTCAGTGAGGATCGGTGCCTAACATTGTTCGAACACCCACTTGTGGACTCACTTCATACCGTGTATCATGAGCCAAAG GCTGAGATTATACATTCGGTTGAGCAGTTCCTGGCAGGCGTAGAAATACAG AAGCTGCTCTTCTTAGACACTTCTGAGGGAGTAGCTGGTACTTTGCGGCCTTATTGGGCAGAAGCAACAGAGGGTCGTGCATGTGTTGTTCAAGCAGTACCAGATATGCTTGAAATTGTTCCACCTGGGTCCTCGAAAGGAAGTGGTGTAGGAATACTTCTTGATCATCTGGGTGTTTCTCCAAAAGAG GTCATGGCTATTGGTGATGGGGAAAATGATGTGGAGATGCTCAAGTTGGCCTCTCTAGGTGTTGCTTTGAGTAATGGATCGGAGAAGGCTAAAGCTGTAGCAGATGTAATTGGTATTAGCAACAATGAAGATGGGGTTGCTGATGCAATATATCGGTATGCATTCTGA
- the LOC105164714 gene encoding N-alpha-acetyltransferase MAK3-like, producing MEAEEGKAEFEASEIDYVSYGGEHHLPLIMKLVDQELSEPYSIFTYRYFVYLWPHLSFLAFHKGKCVGTVVCKMGDHRHTFRGYIAMLVVLNPYRGRGIATELVSRSIQVMMESGCEEVTLEAEVTNKGALALYGRLGFIRAKRLFRYYLNGVDAFRLKLLFPRPEPNYSGSALPTGDDAQGLDEGKHYVVT from the exons ATGGAGGCGGAGGAGGGAAAGGCGGAGTTCGAGGCATCGGAGATAGATTATGTGAGCTACGGCGGGGAGCATCATCTTCCTCTAATTATGAAGCTGGTGGATCAGGAGCTCAGCGAACCCTATTCCATTTTCACCTACAGATACTTCGTCTACCTCTGGCCCCACCTCTCCTTCCTC GCCTTTCATAAAGGGAAATGCGTAGGGACGGTGGTGTGCAAGATGGGAGATCATCGCCATACTTTCAGAGGATATATAGCTATGCTCGTTGTTCTCAACCCATACAGAGGTAGAGGCATCG CAACCGAACTTGTGAGTAGGTCAATTCAAGTGATGATGGAATCAGGTTGTGAGGAG GTGACTCTGGAAGCAGAAGTGACGAATAAAGGAGCACTTGCATTATATGGTCGCCTGGGGTTTATTAGGGCCAAGAGGCTTTTTCGCTACTACTTGAATGGAGTTGATGCGTTCAGGCTGAAGCTGTTGTTTCCTCGCCCAGAACCAAACTACTCTGGGTCTGCGCTACCCACGGGGGATGACGCCCAGGGGCTTGATGAGGGAAAACATTATGTGGTGACATGA
- the LOC105164717 gene encoding receptor-like protein kinase 5 yields MAPLFLFLLLLPLYLQVHSQDLSGFSSEQTILLSFKQHWGSPPSLDSWNSTSSPCDWPEIECISGTVTALHLSGKDLSGTIPSTICQLKNLVSINLFDNNISGDVPAALYNCSSLERLRLSVNGLSGTIPGELFLMKKLRELHLDGNRLYGKIPTPIRASSLESLDLSDNQLNGSIPDDIGNLDNLMHLDLSNNSFSGTIPMRVFHMHQLYSMLLGYNNLSGELPTQLDFFSLQELNITHNQLHGTIPRSLGQLPQLSVLDLSDNHLAGDIIENILHLRSMSVLRLCSNNFSGKIPHEYVNHEFAENCFEFSNLCSDDRTEGLPSCPSNLCSDNRIQGFLKCHSKHDESKKHLIIIILEAVGCGVVGFAILLYLARKCWSKKQMIAARCKKIWPSGPPPKDKEEWRMISFQRLNFDKADILSSLTDENLIGNGGSGKVYRVLINQTGNAVAVKSISNARKSDRRLEKEFLAEIQTLGNIRHYNIVKLFCYISGKDLKLLVYQYLVNKSLDQWLHGNKREASSTGNSSVPTLDWPTRLDIAIGVAQGLSYMHHDCSPPIIHRDIKSSNILLDSEFNAKIADFGLAKLLSRHGDTITASAVAGTFGYIAPEYAYTRKVNTKGDVYSFGVVLLELTTRRQAVTQGDHMNLAGWAQLQYSAKNAIVDALDAEIKESIHLDQIITVFRLGVICTATSPSNRPSMKDCLHILQNCRNNFSSSSPMPLQLSGYQSLI; encoded by the exons ATGGCGCcccttttcctcttcctcctcctacTTCCTCTCTATCTCCAAGTGCATTCACAAGATTTGTCTGGTTTCTCTTCCGAACAGACAATTCTGCTGAGCTTCAAACAACACTGGGGTAGTCCGCCGTCACTTGATTCATGGAACTCAACATCATCCCCATGCGATTGGCCGGAAATCGAGTGCATTTCTGGTACAGTCACTGCTCTACATTTATCAGGAAAAGATTTAAGTGGAACAATCCCATCCACAATATGTCAGCTCAAGAACCTTGTTTCCATCAACCTGTTTGATAATAACATATCAGGAGACGTACCTGCTGCCCTGTATAACTGCTCGAGTCTAGAAAGGTTGCGCTTGTCCGTGAATGGGCTGTCCGGCACAATCCCAGGTGAGTTGTTTCTTATGAAAAAGCTTCGGGAGTTACACCTCGATGGAAACAGATTGTACGGTAAGATACCAACACCAATACGGGCAAGCAGTTTAGAGAGTCTTGATCTCTCTGATAATCAGTTGAATGGATCAATCCCCGATGATATAGGCAATCTAGACAATCTTATGCACTTAGATCTATCCAATAATTCATTCAGTGGTACAATCCCCATGAGAGTGTTCCATATGCATCAATTGTACTCTATGTTACTAGGTTATAACAACTTGTCTGGTGAACTGCCGACGCAGTTGGATTTTTTCAGTTTACAAGAGCTTAATATTACTCATAACCAATTACACGGCACAATACCGAGAAGTTTAGGGCAATTACCTCAGTTAAGTGTCTTGGATTTGTCTGATAACCATCTAGCTGGAGACATCATAGAAAATATACTTCATTTGAGGTCAATGAGCGTACTTAGGCTGTGCTCCAACAACTTCTCGGGGAAGATTCCTCATGAGTATGTGAATCATGAATTTGCTGAAAATTGCTTTGAATTTTCCAATCTCTGTTCTGACGACAGGACTGAGGGTCTACCAAGTTGCCCTTCTAACTTGTGCTCTGATAATAGAATTCAAGGATTTCTAAAATGCCACTCCAAGCATGATGAATCCAAGAAGcatttgatcataattataCTGGAAGCAGTTGGATGTGGGGTTGTTGGGTTCGCAATACTTCTCTACTTGGCAAGAAAATGCTGGAGTAAGAAGCAGATGATTGCAGCAAGATGCAAGAAAATTTGGCCTTCTGGCCCTCCTCCAAAAGACAAAGAAGAATGGCGAATGATTTCGTTTCAAAGGTTGAACTTCGATAAAGCCGACATCCTGTCAAGTTTGACAGATGAAAACCTGATTGGAAATGGGGGTTCAGGCAAGGTGTACAGGGTTCTCATCAACCAAACAGGCAATGCTGTTGCTGTCAAAAGTATATCAAATGCCAGAAAATCAGACCGCAGGCTTGAGAAGGAATTTCTGGCCGAGATTCAGACGCTGGGAAATATTCGGCATTATAATATAGTAAAGCTTTTCTGCTACATCTCAGGCAAGGATTTGAAGCTTCTTGTGTACCAATATTTGGTGAACAAGAGCCTCGACCAGTGGCTGCACGGTAACAAGAGAGAAGCATCATCAACTGGTAATAGCTCAGTCCCAACATTGGATTGGCCAACGAGGCTGGATATCGCAATTGGGGTAGCACAAGGGCTTAGCTATATGCATCATGACTGCTCTCCACCTATCATTCACCGGGACATCAAATCTAGCAATATATTATTGGACTCAGAATTCAATGCAAAAATAGCAGATTTTGGACTAGCAAAGTTGCTTAGTAGGCATGGAGATACCATAACAGCATCTGCTGTAGCTGGAACTTTTGGCTACATTGCCCCTG AGTATGCCTACACAAGAAAAGTGAACACAAAAGGCGATGTTTATAGCTTTGGAGTGGTTCTACTTGAGTTGACTACTAGAAGACAAGCTGTTACTCAAGGAGATCATATGAACCTAGCTGGATGGGCTCAACTACAGTACAGCGCTAAAAATGCCATTGTTGATGCACTGGATGCTGAGATCAAGGAATCAATTCACTTGGATCAAATTATCACAGTTTTTCGACTAGGAGTTATTTGTACTGCCACATCACCTTCAAATAGGCCATCCATGAAGGATTGTTTGCATATTCTTCAGAACTGCAGGAACAACTTTTCTTCATCTAGTCCAATGCCTTTACAGCTCTCTGGTTATCAATCACTTATATGA
- the LOC105164712 gene encoding profilin: protein MSWQSYVDDHLMCEIDGNHLTSAAIIGHDGAVWAQSANFPQFKAEEIAAIMDDFEEPGKLAPTGLHLGGTKYMVIQGEPGAVIRGKKGPGGITVKKTNQALLIGIYDEPMTPGQCNMVVERIGDYLIEQGL from the exons ATGTCTTGGCAAAGTTATGTAGACGATCACTTGATGTGTGAGATCGATGGCAATCATCTCACTTCTGCTGCTATTATCGGACACGACGGCGCCGTCTGGGCTCAAAGTGCCAATTTTCCCcag TTTAAAGCAGAAGAAATAGCAGCAATTATGGATGATTTTGAGGAGCCAGGAAAACTTGCCCCAACAGGCTTACATCTTGGTGGAACTAAGTATATGGTAATCCAGGGGGAACCAGGAGCTGTAATCAGAGGAAAGAAG GGTCCTGGTGGCATTACTGTTAAGAAGACGAACCAGGCTTTGCTGATTGGGATATACGACGAGCCTATGACCCCCGGCCAGTGCAATATGGTCGTCGAGAGGATCGGTGATTATCTCATCGAACAGGGTCTGTGA